In Streptomyces sp. NBC_00569, a single genomic region encodes these proteins:
- a CDS encoding FAD-dependent oxidoreductase, whose amino-acid sequence MAQAAGPARTVILTVDDDPGVSRAVARDLRRRFGESYRVVRAESGASALDALRELKLRGDLVAVILADYRMPEMNGIEFLEQAIDIYPGARRILLTAYADTSAAIDAINVVDLDHYLLKPWDPPEEKLYPVVEDLLETWRATDRKPVATTKVVGHRWSARSSDVREFLARNQVPYRWYSSEDPEARCLLAAAGQDGSRLPLVITPDGTALVEPEDAELAARVGLATTPTADFYDLVVVGGGPAGLGAAVYGASEGLRTVLVERSATGGQAGQSSRIENYLGFPDGVSGSQLTERARRQAARFGAEILTAREVTGLEVNGAARTVLFSDGTAVSAHSVILATGVSYRQLDAPGLAGLTGCGVFYGSALTEASACQGHNVYIVGGANSAGQAALYLARGAKSVTLLVRGPSLSASMSHYLVQQIEDAPNVSVRTGTVLDAAHGSEHLEQLTLRDVASGHTELVDAHWLFVFIGAAPLTGWLEGTVLRDGRGFIMAGPDLTPDGRPPADWDLDRPPYHLETNVPGVFVAGDARSESAKRVASAVGEGAMAVMLVHRYLEQS is encoded by the coding sequence ATGGCACAGGCCGCAGGCCCAGCGCGCACCGTCATCCTGACCGTGGACGACGACCCGGGGGTGTCCCGCGCCGTCGCCCGTGACCTGCGGCGACGCTTCGGCGAGTCGTACCGCGTCGTCCGCGCGGAGTCCGGGGCGTCCGCCCTGGACGCGCTGCGCGAGCTCAAGCTGCGCGGCGACCTGGTCGCGGTGATCCTGGCCGACTACCGGATGCCCGAGATGAACGGCATCGAGTTCCTCGAGCAGGCCATCGACATCTATCCGGGCGCGCGCCGGATCCTGCTGACCGCGTACGCCGACACGAGCGCCGCCATCGACGCGATCAACGTCGTCGACCTCGACCATTACCTCCTCAAGCCGTGGGACCCGCCGGAGGAGAAGCTCTATCCCGTCGTGGAGGACCTGCTGGAGACCTGGCGGGCCACCGACCGCAAGCCCGTGGCGACGACGAAGGTCGTCGGGCACCGCTGGTCGGCGCGGTCGTCGGACGTACGGGAGTTCCTCGCCCGCAACCAGGTTCCGTACCGGTGGTACTCGTCCGAGGACCCGGAGGCCCGCTGTCTGCTGGCCGCCGCCGGGCAGGACGGCTCGCGGCTCCCGCTCGTGATCACCCCGGACGGCACCGCGCTCGTCGAACCCGAGGACGCCGAGCTGGCCGCGCGGGTGGGCCTGGCGACGACGCCGACGGCCGACTTCTACGACCTGGTCGTCGTCGGCGGCGGCCCCGCGGGGCTCGGCGCCGCCGTCTACGGGGCATCCGAGGGACTGCGGACCGTGCTCGTGGAACGCTCGGCGACCGGCGGACAGGCGGGCCAGAGCTCACGGATCGAGAACTACCTCGGCTTCCCGGACGGCGTGTCCGGGTCCCAGCTCACCGAACGCGCCCGGCGCCAGGCCGCGCGGTTCGGCGCCGAGATCCTCACCGCGCGTGAGGTGACGGGCCTGGAGGTGAACGGAGCCGCGCGCACCGTGCTGTTCTCCGACGGCACCGCCGTCTCCGCGCACAGCGTGATCCTCGCGACCGGAGTGTCGTACCGGCAGCTCGACGCCCCAGGCCTCGCGGGACTCACGGGGTGCGGGGTGTTCTACGGTTCCGCGCTGACCGAGGCGAGCGCCTGCCAGGGGCACAACGTGTACATCGTCGGCGGCGCGAATTCGGCGGGACAGGCCGCCCTGTACCTGGCCAGGGGCGCCAAGTCCGTGACCCTCCTCGTGCGGGGCCCGTCGCTCTCCGCCTCGATGTCGCACTATCTCGTCCAGCAGATCGAGGACGCGCCCAACGTCTCCGTACGCACCGGAACCGTCCTCGACGCCGCGCACGGATCCGAGCATCTGGAGCAGCTGACCCTGCGCGACGTGGCGAGCGGGCACACCGAACTCGTGGATGCGCACTGGCTGTTCGTGTTCATCGGGGCCGCGCCGCTGACCGGCTGGCTGGAGGGGACGGTGCTGCGGGACGGGCGGGGGTTCATCATGGCCGGTCCCGACCTCACCCCGGACGGACGGCCGCCCGCGGACTGGGACCTCGACCGGCCGCCGTACCACCTGGAGACCAATGTGCCCGGTGTGTTCGTGGCCGGGGACGCCCGCTCCGAGTCCGCCAAGCGCGTCGCGTCCGCCGTCGGAGAGGGAGCCATGGCCGTCATGCTCGTACACCGGTATCTGGAGCAGTCGTGA
- a CDS encoding SpoIIE family protein phosphatase: MRESGIDYEQVFQALPSSVALLRPDLVYADANEAFCQMSGRTREQLVGRYLFDVFPDNPNDSGATGMRNLEVSLRRVVATGERDTMALQRYDVEYPDRPGQWQERYWSPINAPVFGADGSVVLLLHRVEEVTQLIRAKGGRGGDRAKVLEAELYTRARELQDVNERLRQAHAREREVALSLQAAMLPVPERVGGGRAAVRYRPAVGALNVCGDWYDVAELPGNRLAVAVGDVVGHGLRAAGVMGQLRSALSAAVLVAAGPAAALDALGLYARSVEGAESTTAALVVVDCDRHTLAYSSAGHPPPVLLHPDGTVEFLDRATDPPLGARPEHVPRPEAETAFEDGATLVLYTDGLVERRREDIDTGLARLAACLTRHASADAERLADTVLAELLPRGGNSDDTAVVIIRL, from the coding sequence GTGAGGGAGTCCGGAATCGACTACGAGCAGGTGTTCCAGGCGCTGCCCAGCTCGGTCGCCCTGCTCAGACCCGACCTCGTGTACGCGGACGCCAACGAGGCGTTCTGCCAGATGTCGGGGCGCACCCGTGAACAGCTCGTCGGCCGGTACCTCTTCGACGTATTCCCCGACAACCCCAACGACTCGGGTGCGACGGGCATGCGCAACCTGGAGGTGTCGCTGCGCAGGGTGGTGGCCACCGGGGAACGCGACACCATGGCGCTCCAGCGGTACGACGTCGAGTACCCCGACCGGCCCGGTCAGTGGCAGGAGCGCTACTGGAGCCCTATCAACGCCCCCGTCTTCGGCGCCGACGGCAGCGTCGTGCTGCTGCTGCACCGGGTGGAGGAGGTCACGCAGCTGATCCGCGCCAAGGGCGGCCGTGGCGGTGACCGGGCCAAGGTGCTGGAGGCGGAGCTGTACACGCGCGCCAGGGAACTCCAGGACGTCAACGAGCGGCTGCGCCAGGCCCACGCCCGCGAACGCGAGGTGGCGCTGAGTCTCCAGGCCGCGATGCTGCCGGTGCCGGAACGTGTCGGCGGTGGCAGGGCGGCCGTGCGCTACCGGCCGGCCGTGGGCGCCCTGAACGTGTGCGGCGACTGGTACGACGTGGCCGAACTGCCGGGCAACCGGCTCGCGGTGGCCGTGGGAGACGTGGTCGGCCACGGCCTGCGCGCGGCCGGCGTCATGGGCCAGCTCCGCAGCGCTCTGAGCGCCGCCGTGCTCGTGGCCGCCGGCCCCGCGGCCGCGCTCGACGCCCTCGGGCTCTACGCCCGCTCGGTCGAGGGTGCCGAGTCCACCACCGCCGCGCTGGTGGTCGTCGACTGCGACCGCCACACCCTCGCCTACAGCAGCGCGGGCCACCCTCCGCCCGTGTTGCTGCACCCCGACGGCACCGTGGAGTTCCTGGACCGGGCGACCGACCCGCCGCTCGGGGCCCGCCCCGAACACGTCCCCAGACCGGAGGCCGAGACCGCCTTCGAGGACGGGGCCACGCTCGTCCTCTACACCGACGGCCTGGTCGAGCGCCGCCGTGAGGACATCGACACGGGCCTGGCCCGCCTCGCCGCCTGTCTGACCCGCCATGCGTCGGCGGACGCGGAACGCCTCGCCGACACGGTGCTCGCCGAACTGCTCCCGCGCGGTGGCAACTCCGACGACACGGCAGTCGTGATCATCCGGCTCTGA
- a CDS encoding DUF2000 domain-containing protein: MDEIPTDVASPAPAAADDHSGPAPVRFDTKIAVLLRDDLEPWQRLNVTAFLVSGLGTAAPEVVGAPYEDADATAYLPMFRQPVLVFEGARQTLATAHGRALSRSLPTAVFTAELFGTGNDRDNRAAVRAVPTDRLDLVGMAVYGPRNAVDKVLKGARMHP; the protein is encoded by the coding sequence ATGGACGAGATCCCCACCGACGTTGCGAGCCCGGCGCCGGCCGCGGCGGACGACCACTCCGGCCCCGCGCCGGTCCGTTTCGATACCAAGATCGCCGTCCTGCTGCGCGACGACCTGGAGCCCTGGCAGCGGCTCAACGTGACCGCGTTCCTGGTCAGCGGGCTCGGCACGGCGGCCCCCGAGGTGGTCGGAGCCCCGTACGAGGACGCCGACGCCACCGCGTACCTGCCGATGTTCCGCCAGCCGGTGCTGGTCTTCGAGGGGGCGAGGCAGACTCTGGCCACGGCGCACGGACGCGCCCTGTCGCGCTCGCTGCCGACGGCCGTGTTCACGGCGGAGCTGTTCGGCACCGGCAACGACCGGGACAACCGTGCCGCCGTACGGGCCGTACCCACCGACCGACTGGACCTGGTGGGCATGGCCGTGTACGGCCCGCGCAACGCCGTCGACAAGGTCCTCAAGGGGGCGCGGATGCATCCATGA
- a CDS encoding AAA family ATPase, with amino-acid sequence MSDAEVLLLGGRAGVGKTTVGWEVSALLRAVEVSHAVIEGDFMGQVHPAPEGDPHRAGITEDNLTAVWGNFARRGHRRLIYTNTVSVLPEAAAMFERAMGPGVRMVRVLLTASDATAGERLTARELGSELETELRGSMRKARLLDERAPADTVRVATDGRTVADIAREVVAATGWAEKPPVPGWT; translated from the coding sequence ATGAGTGATGCCGAAGTGCTGCTCCTCGGCGGACGGGCCGGTGTCGGCAAGACGACCGTGGGCTGGGAGGTGTCGGCCCTCCTGCGCGCCGTGGAGGTGTCGCACGCCGTGATCGAGGGCGACTTCATGGGGCAGGTGCACCCGGCGCCGGAGGGTGACCCGCACCGGGCCGGGATCACCGAGGACAATCTGACGGCCGTGTGGGGCAACTTCGCCCGGCGCGGCCATCGGCGCCTCATCTACACGAACACGGTGAGTGTGCTGCCCGAGGCGGCGGCCATGTTCGAGCGCGCGATGGGACCGGGCGTCCGGATGGTACGGGTCCTGCTCACCGCGTCCGACGCCACCGCGGGCGAGCGGCTGACCGCCCGGGAGCTCGGCTCGGAGCTGGAGACGGAGCTGCGGGGCAGCATGCGCAAGGCACGCCTCCTGGACGAGCGGGCCCCCGCGGACACCGTGCGAGTGGCGACCGACGGGCGGACGGTCGCCGACATCGCCCGCGAGGTGGTGGCCGCGACCGGCTGGGCCGAGAAGCCGCCCGTCCCCGGGTGGACCTAG
- a CDS encoding ABC transporter ATP-binding protein, with protein sequence MSNGRIVAALDGACVRRFTTGQVILDDINWTVRSGEHWALLGANGAGKTSVLRLIGALMHPTTGTVEVLGHRLGNVDVRELRAHIGLVSSAQRVPLDLTGHTVVLTGHTGTVQPLWRKYDADVRERAHTLLAELDIKDLADRPYGVCSGGQRARILIARALMADPSLLLLDEPFNALDLPSREDLIDTMRQLAEGRRGLSTITVTHHLEELSPAIGHALLLRDGRVLAGGRADEVLTSARMTACFGRPIEVSRHGGRWLAGSATVSQVPPVAGDRS encoded by the coding sequence GTGAGCAACGGACGGATCGTCGCCGCCCTCGACGGGGCCTGCGTGCGCAGGTTCACGACGGGCCAGGTCATCCTCGACGACATCAACTGGACGGTGCGCTCCGGCGAACACTGGGCCCTGCTCGGCGCCAACGGCGCCGGTAAGACCAGCGTGCTACGCCTCATCGGCGCGCTGATGCACCCCACCACCGGCACCGTCGAGGTCCTCGGCCACCGCCTCGGCAACGTCGACGTACGCGAACTGCGCGCGCACATCGGCCTGGTGTCGAGCGCGCAGCGCGTGCCGCTGGACCTGACCGGGCACACCGTCGTCCTGACCGGGCACACCGGCACCGTGCAGCCGCTGTGGCGGAAGTACGACGCCGACGTACGCGAGCGCGCGCACACGCTCCTGGCCGAGCTCGACATCAAGGACCTCGCCGACCGGCCGTACGGCGTCTGCTCCGGCGGCCAGCGGGCCCGCATCCTCATCGCCCGCGCGCTCATGGCGGACCCGTCCCTGCTCCTGCTCGACGAGCCCTTCAACGCGCTCGACCTGCCCTCGCGCGAGGACCTCATCGACACGATGCGTCAACTCGCCGAGGGGCGACGGGGGCTGTCCACCATCACCGTCACCCACCACCTGGAGGAGCTGTCGCCGGCGATCGGCCACGCGCTGCTCCTGCGCGACGGCCGCGTTCTGGCGGGAGGCCGGGCCGACGAGGTGCTCACGTCCGCCCGGATGACGGCCTGCTTCGGCCGCCCCATCGAGGTGTCGCGCCACGGGGGCCGCTGGCTGGCCGGCTCGGCAACCGTGAGCCAGGTCCCCCCGGTCGCGGGAGACCGAAGCTAG
- the fusA gene encoding elongation factor G: MRTDLHRHDTAPLTAVRNVGILAHVDAGKTTVTERILYTTGATYKRGEVHDGTTVTDFDVQERERGITISAAAVSCAWDGHRINLIDTPGHVDFADEVERSLRVLDGAIAVFDAVAGVEPQSESVWRQADRHGVPRIAFVNKLDRAGADLDTAVESMRRRLGTVPMVVQLPVGREDAFTGVVDLIRMRLLTWREGGDTYEEGPVPEELREEARRRRRLLEETAAQLHPGALEEFCDGSALSAGTLTGALRDLTRSGEGVVVLCGSAYRNRGVEPLLDAVVAYLPSPPDVPAVRGAVGDDEQERACDPEAPLAALVFKVQATPRGRLTYLRVYSGTVRRGEAVWDAGARRTERIGRILRVQADRHTEVDRAVAGDIVAVAGVKAARSGATLCAPDAPVVLEPPTVAEPVVSVAVEAHRNADSARLVSALARLVEEDPSLVVRTDRESGQTVLSGMGELHLEVAVEKIRRAHGLEVGVGRPQVAYRETVSRGVSGLVYRHVKQEGGAGQFAHVVIDVRPLPVAQDGTGDGFVFRSVVTGGRLPRDYVQAVEAGCGDALSEGPLGGHRVTGVQVTLTDGSTHPKDSSPMAFRTAGRFALRAAFRASVMALLEPVVEITATVPEDAVGGVLGDLAARRGQISASAMRAGTAVVTATVPLAELFGYASQLRGRTQGRGTFTSRATGYAPVPGAVSDEVASR, from the coding sequence GTGCGTACCGACCTGCACCGTCATGACACCGCCCCTCTGACGGCCGTCCGCAACGTGGGCATCCTCGCCCACGTCGACGCCGGAAAGACCACCGTCACCGAACGGATCCTCTACACCACCGGCGCCACCTACAAACGCGGCGAAGTCCACGACGGCACCACCGTCACCGACTTCGACGTCCAGGAACGCGAACGGGGCATCACCATCTCCGCCGCGGCCGTCAGCTGCGCCTGGGACGGGCACCGGATCAACCTGATCGACACCCCGGGCCATGTCGACTTCGCCGACGAGGTCGAGCGCTCCCTGCGCGTGCTGGACGGCGCCATCGCCGTGTTCGACGCCGTCGCGGGCGTCGAGCCGCAGAGCGAGTCGGTCTGGCGGCAGGCCGACCGCCACGGCGTGCCGCGCATCGCCTTCGTGAACAAGCTCGACCGCGCCGGTGCCGACCTCGACACGGCGGTCGAGTCGATGCGCCGGCGCCTCGGCACGGTCCCGATGGTGGTCCAGCTGCCCGTCGGCCGGGAGGACGCGTTCACCGGTGTCGTCGACCTGATCCGCATGCGCCTTCTCACCTGGCGCGAGGGCGGTGACACATACGAGGAGGGGCCCGTTCCGGAAGAGCTGCGCGAGGAGGCGCGGCGGCGCAGGCGGCTCCTCGAGGAGACGGCGGCGCAACTGCATCCCGGCGCGCTGGAGGAGTTCTGCGACGGATCGGCCCTGTCCGCCGGGACGTTGACGGGAGCGCTGCGGGATCTGACGCGCAGCGGTGAGGGCGTGGTCGTGCTGTGCGGATCGGCGTACCGCAACCGCGGTGTCGAACCGCTCCTGGACGCGGTCGTCGCCTACCTGCCGTCGCCGCCCGACGTGCCCGCGGTCCGCGGTGCCGTCGGCGACGACGAGCAGGAGCGTGCCTGCGATCCGGAGGCACCACTGGCCGCGCTGGTGTTCAAGGTGCAGGCGACTCCTCGCGGGCGTCTGACCTATCTGCGGGTGTACTCGGGAACGGTGCGCAGAGGAGAGGCGGTGTGGGATGCGGGCGCACGGCGTACGGAGCGGATCGGCCGGATCCTGCGCGTCCAGGCCGACCGGCACACCGAGGTGGACCGCGCGGTGGCCGGGGACATCGTCGCGGTGGCCGGAGTGAAGGCCGCCCGCAGCGGCGCGACCCTGTGCGCACCCGACGCGCCTGTCGTCCTCGAACCGCCCACGGTGGCCGAACCGGTCGTCTCCGTGGCGGTCGAGGCACACAGGAACGCCGACAGCGCACGTCTGGTCTCCGCGCTGGCACGACTCGTCGAGGAGGACCCCTCGCTCGTCGTCAGGACCGACCGCGAGAGCGGCCAGACGGTCCTTTCGGGCATGGGTGAACTGCATCTGGAGGTGGCGGTGGAGAAGATCCGCCGGGCCCACGGTCTGGAGGTCGGCGTCGGCAGGCCGCAGGTGGCCTACCGGGAGACGGTCTCGCGCGGGGTGTCCGGACTGGTGTACCGGCATGTCAAACAGGAAGGAGGAGCAGGCCAGTTCGCGCACGTCGTCATCGACGTACGGCCGCTGCCGGTGGCGCAGGACGGCACGGGCGACGGTTTCGTGTTCCGGTCGGTCGTCACCGGCGGACGGCTGCCGCGGGACTACGTCCAGGCCGTGGAGGCCGGGTGCGGGGACGCCCTGAGCGAGGGCCCCCTCGGCGGCCATCGGGTCACCGGGGTGCAGGTCACGCTCACCGACGGGTCCACGCACCCCAAGGACTCCTCGCCGATGGCGTTCCGCACGGCGGGCCGTTTCGCGCTCAGGGCAGCCTTCCGGGCGAGCGTCATGGCGCTCCTCGAACCGGTCGTCGAGATCACGGCGACCGTGCCCGAGGACGCCGTGGGCGGGGTGCTCGGGGACCTGGCGGCGCGACGCGGCCAGATCTCCGCCTCCGCGATGCGCGCGGGCACCGCGGTCGTCACGGCGACGGTGCCCCTGGCCGAACTCTTCGGCTACGCGTCCCAGTTGCGCGGCCGGACGCAGGGCCGGGGCACGTTCACCAGCCGGGCGACCGGTTACGCGCCGGTGCCGGGTGCGGTGTCCGACGAGGTGGCTTCGCGGTAG
- a CDS encoding helix-turn-helix transcriptional regulator: MVPRPEISAWRPQVAGVVEVFHAHFTEHAYPMHVHDAWTLLIVDDGAVRYHLDRHERGTPNDTVSLLPPRVPHNGSPATAHGFRKRVLYLDMTQLDETFIGAAVDGPDLTDPVLRTRVGQLHSALARPGDEFEAQSRLALIGERLRTHLRPGVPDTERPGGGVAHDLRDLLDARLVDGISLDEAARLVHAHPTHLVRAFSGAFGIPPHQYVMSRRVDLARRLLLGGQPAGEVATAAGFYDQSHLTRHFKRVLGTTPGRYARTAP, from the coding sequence ATGGTGCCCCGGCCGGAGATCTCCGCCTGGCGCCCGCAGGTCGCGGGTGTCGTGGAGGTGTTCCACGCCCACTTCACCGAGCACGCGTACCCCATGCACGTCCACGACGCGTGGACGCTGCTGATCGTCGACGACGGCGCGGTCCGCTACCACCTGGACCGCCACGAGCGCGGCACACCGAACGACACCGTCAGTCTGCTTCCGCCGCGCGTGCCGCACAACGGGTCGCCCGCCACCGCACACGGCTTCCGCAAGCGCGTCCTCTACCTCGACATGACGCAGCTCGACGAGACGTTCATCGGAGCGGCGGTGGACGGGCCCGACCTCACCGACCCCGTCCTGCGCACCCGCGTCGGCCAGCTCCACAGCGCCCTCGCCCGTCCCGGCGACGAGTTCGAGGCGCAGAGCCGCCTCGCCCTGATCGGCGAACGGCTGCGCACCCACCTGCGCCCCGGGGTCCCCGACACCGAGCGGCCCGGCGGCGGTGTCGCCCACGACCTGCGGGACCTCCTGGACGCACGGCTCGTGGACGGTATCTCCCTGGACGAGGCGGCGCGTCTCGTCCACGCCCACCCGACCCATCTCGTACGCGCCTTCAGCGGCGCCTTCGGCATCCCGCCGCACCAATACGTGATGTCCCGCCGTGTCGACCTGGCGCGCCGCCTTCTCCTCGGCGGGCAGCCGGCGGGCGAGGTGGCGACCGCCGCCGGGTTCTACGACCAGTCGCACCTCACCCGGCACTTCAAGCGGGTCCTCGGCACCACGCCGGGCCGCTACGCCCGTACCGCACCCTGA
- a CDS encoding MarR family winged helix-turn-helix transcriptional regulator — protein sequence MEYSHSDAELIEQPIGYWAWAAYKAVVTRTRGALAEKGTTQPQWWVLAQVARAERIKTRAEVSDILSGYLGTGDVVLAEEIDATIAHGWITEDAGGRLSLTAAGKDFFDEVALLQRELRVERHAGVSEEEYLTTLKVLQRFIHNTDGHAWHH from the coding sequence ATGGAGTACTCGCACAGCGACGCAGAACTGATCGAGCAGCCCATCGGCTACTGGGCCTGGGCCGCCTACAAGGCTGTCGTCACCCGCACCCGGGGCGCCCTCGCGGAGAAGGGCACCACCCAGCCGCAGTGGTGGGTCCTCGCGCAGGTCGCACGGGCCGAGCGCATCAAGACCCGGGCCGAGGTGTCCGACATCCTCAGCGGCTACCTCGGCACGGGCGATGTCGTCCTGGCGGAGGAGATCGACGCGACGATCGCCCACGGCTGGATCACCGAGGACGCCGGGGGGCGGCTCTCGCTCACGGCGGCGGGCAAGGACTTCTTCGACGAAGTCGCTCTGCTCCAGAGGGAGTTGCGGGTCGAGCGGCACGCGGGCGTCTCGGAAGAGGAGTATCTCACCACCCTCAAGGTGCTGCAGCGCTTCATCCACAACACGGACGGCCACGCCTGGCACCACTGA
- a CDS encoding FAD-dependent monooxygenase yields the protein MKVVCVGGGPATLYFSILLKLQAPSHDITVLERNPAGSTYGWGVTYWPDMLERLRHHDPHSASSISDGSLRWRDGVAHVGERTTTHEGDEGFAIGRHKLLDILARRAESLGVGIEYGREVRDREQLPEADLIVAGDGANSTMRDRHSGHFGTHTTLGRNPYLWLGTTKVFRSFTFAFAQTAHGWIWCYAYGYSGEHSTCVVECSKATWQGLELDRLPQPEALRRLEGIFASLLDGHALIGRSGLGGPAPWQTFRTLTNRTWSHGNLVLLGDAAHTTHYSIGAGTTLAMQDAMVLASSLAEAKTIQPALSHYERTRKSELLSVQSAARHSAQWYENLPRYIQLPPAHMFALLGQRHSPLLPHIPPQLYYRIDRAADQLQSLRRLKQWLGPRLARTLQHRNSARG from the coding sequence GTGAAGGTTGTCTGTGTCGGTGGAGGACCCGCCACCCTGTACTTCTCGATCCTGCTGAAACTCCAGGCCCCTTCGCACGACATCACCGTCCTCGAGCGGAACCCGGCCGGCTCCACCTACGGCTGGGGCGTCACCTACTGGCCGGACATGCTGGAGCGGCTCAGGCACCACGACCCGCACTCCGCGTCCTCGATCAGCGACGGCTCGCTGCGCTGGCGTGACGGGGTCGCCCATGTCGGGGAGCGCACCACGACCCATGAGGGGGACGAGGGCTTCGCCATCGGCCGGCACAAGCTCCTCGACATCCTCGCCCGCCGCGCGGAGTCCCTGGGCGTCGGCATCGAGTACGGCCGCGAGGTCCGCGACCGCGAGCAGTTGCCCGAGGCCGACCTGATCGTGGCCGGTGACGGCGCCAACAGCACGATGCGCGACCGCCATTCCGGCCACTTCGGCACGCACACCACGCTGGGCCGCAACCCCTACCTCTGGCTCGGCACGACCAAGGTGTTCCGCTCCTTCACGTTCGCCTTCGCGCAGACCGCGCACGGCTGGATCTGGTGCTACGCGTACGGGTACAGCGGCGAGCACAGCACCTGCGTCGTCGAATGCTCCAAGGCGACCTGGCAGGGCCTCGAACTCGACCGTCTGCCCCAGCCGGAGGCCCTGCGCCGTCTGGAGGGAATCTTCGCGTCGCTCCTCGACGGCCACGCCCTCATCGGCCGCAGCGGCCTCGGCGGTCCCGCCCCCTGGCAGACCTTCCGCACCCTCACCAACCGGACCTGGTCGCACGGCAATCTGGTGCTGCTCGGCGACGCCGCGCACACCACGCACTACTCCATCGGCGCGGGCACGACGCTCGCGATGCAGGACGCGATGGTCCTGGCGAGCTCCCTCGCCGAGGCGAAGACGATCCAGCCGGCGCTCAGCCACTACGAGCGCACGCGCAAGAGCGAGCTGCTGTCCGTCCAGAGCGCGGCCCGGCACAGCGCCCAGTGGTACGAGAACCTCCCCCGCTACATCCAGCTCCCGCCGGCCCACATGTTCGCCCTGCTCGGCCAGCGGCACTCCCCACTGCTCCCCCACATCCCGCCGCAGCTCTACTACCGGATCGACCGGGCCGCCGACCAGTTGCAGTCACTGCGCAGACTCAAGCAGTGGCTGGGGCCGCGTCTCGCCCGCACCCTCCAGCACCGCAACTCCGCGCGCGGGTAA
- a CDS encoding threonine/serine dehydratase — protein sequence MTIAFDDVRAAADRIAGHTRPLVVAPLGGRAFDGAFGEAEGWLALEFMQHTGSFKARGAFNFVSSHIEAGLMPDAGVVIASGGNAGLACAWATARHSVRATVFVPETAPAVKVDRLRRLGATVRQVGSEYAEALAASQKYAAESGALESHAYDHPLIAAGAGTVMEELVQALPGVDTVLVSVGGGGLFTGIAASAREHGVRVVAVEPERCCALRSALEAGAVVNVPVDSVAADSLGARRTSEMALDWAGKDHVRSVLVTDRAIVSARQALWDDRRLAVEHAAATALAAVTSGVYTPAPGERVAVILCGANTDPGDLTRGTRLPG from the coding sequence GTGACCATTGCCTTCGACGACGTACGGGCCGCGGCCGACCGCATCGCGGGGCACACACGCCCGCTCGTGGTGGCCCCCTTGGGCGGCCGGGCGTTCGATGGTGCGTTCGGTGAGGCCGAAGGGTGGCTCGCGCTGGAGTTCATGCAGCACACCGGCTCGTTCAAGGCGCGTGGCGCCTTCAACTTCGTGAGCAGCCACATCGAGGCGGGCCTGATGCCGGACGCGGGCGTCGTCATCGCTTCCGGGGGCAACGCCGGGCTCGCCTGCGCCTGGGCCACGGCCCGGCACTCGGTCCGGGCCACCGTCTTCGTCCCCGAGACGGCTCCCGCGGTGAAGGTCGACAGGCTCCGGCGGCTGGGTGCCACGGTGCGGCAGGTCGGCTCGGAGTACGCGGAGGCGCTGGCGGCCTCGCAGAAGTACGCGGCCGAGAGCGGCGCCCTGGAGTCCCACGCGTACGACCACCCGTTGATCGCGGCCGGCGCCGGGACGGTCATGGAGGAGCTCGTTCAGGCGCTGCCCGGAGTCGACACCGTCCTCGTCTCGGTGGGCGGCGGCGGACTCTTCACGGGCATCGCCGCGTCGGCGCGTGAGCACGGCGTGCGTGTCGTGGCCGTGGAACCGGAGCGCTGCTGCGCCCTGCGCTCCGCGCTGGAGGCGGGCGCTGTGGTCAACGTCCCGGTCGACTCCGTCGCGGCCGACTCCCTGGGCGCACGCCGCACCTCCGAGATGGCGCTCGACTGGGCGGGCAAGGACCACGTACGGTCCGTTCTCGTGACCGACCGGGCGATCGTGTCCGCACGGCAGGCCCTGTGGGACGACCGCCGGCTCGCAGTCGAGCACGCGGCGGCCACGGCGCTCGCGGCGGTGACCTCAGGCGTCTATACGCCCGCACCCGGCGAGCGGGTCGCCGTGATCCTGTGCGGCGCGAACACGGACCCCGGCGACCTCACGCGGGGCACACGCCTCCCGGGCTGA